Below is a window of 'Nostoc azollae' 0708 DNA.
ACTTGTTAAAGGCTTCTTGTAGTAAGTTGGGATTTTCCCGCGCTAAAGATTGATAATTTTGTGCGATCGCAATTTTTAAAGCTGGAATCTGGGTAAGATTACCATCACTGGTGTAAATTCCTGCTAGTCTACTCAGTACATTAATTGCTTGTTGATGCTGTTTTGCTTTTTCAAAAATGTGAACCAGTTGTTGCAAGTATCCTAATTCATTTGGTCTATCACCTTGACTAATAGCAAGATTTAACAGTTCTTGGTAAATTGTAGCAGCTTGGGAATAATCAAACCAACTTAAATGTAGTTCCGCAATCTTATTAAGAGTTCCTAACTCAGAAGTAGTATTATTCTGCTGTCTGAACAATATTAAAATCTGCTGATAAGCTACCACAGCCAACTTAGGAACATGAATATTTTGGTAAGCTTCACCAAGCGATCGCCATAATTCTAAATCAGTGCTTTTTTGCTTGAGCATCTGTTTTTCAATTACCTGCAATCTCTCAGTAATATATTTTACCTGTTGACGCTCATTTTCATTCCATGCGATCGCACCGACCCCTGATAATGCGTGTACCTCAGCCAATGGACCTAAAAAACGCCGCAGTCGTAATTCTCGATTCCAAATATCAAAAGCAGTCAGCTTATCCCCTATTTGTAGAGTCGTTGTAGCTTCTTGATTTAACTCATCTAGCGCAGTTTCCAACTTTTGCAACTCTTCCAAGGTTAATGGCTGTTTTTCCACAGAACCCCGTACTAAAGGATCAGGAGTAGTCATCTCCAACGGACCTGGAGGGAATTTATCCATTTGTTCTGGCTTTTTACCCTCTGCCAGTGTGACAAAACTGCACAGATGCCAGAAAATAAAAGTAGTAACTATCACACTGAAATGTCTTAGCATAAACAACCCACCATTCCTGTTCAAAATTGACTAGAGAATTTAGCATAACAACTGGTTTGACGCGCATCCAATTGATAAATATCGCTATCGTCCATTAAATTTTGTTCCTGATTCTGAATTGTCTTTATCACTAAGTATTCAGCCATCAGCAGTCGGCTTTCTCAGGCTAACACCAAAAATATCTATTTGATAATTGACCAATTTCTCAAACATTCTGACTCCTGACTCCTGACTCCTGAATTCTTACCTTCATCAAGTCTTTATTTTTTAATTTCTCGAACGT
It encodes the following:
- a CDS encoding tetratricopeptide repeat protein, translating into MLRHFSVIVTTFIFWHLCSFVTLAEGKKPEQMDKFPPGPLEMTTPDPLVRGSVEKQPLTLEELQKLETALDELNQEATTTLQIGDKLTAFDIWNRELRLRRFLGPLAEVHALSGVGAIAWNENERQQVKYITERLQVIEKQMLKQKSTDLELWRSLGEAYQNIHVPKLAVVAYQQILILFRQQNNTTSELGTLNKIAELHLSWFDYSQAATIYQELLNLAISQGDRPNELGYLQQLVHIFEKAKQHQQAINVLSRLAGIYTSDGNLTQIPALKIAIAQNYQSLARENPNLLQEAFNKYQEAYVTAWQSQQYVTASEALQKLIKLYRSQNQIDEALQTAEILLETETLATNFYGLMQAYDQIGQLYLEKKEDGKALTAFQKGLEIAQQLKYQETYFSQRIETLSKGNF